The DNA segment GACACGGGATTCGCCTACGCACGCGACCCGATGCTGGCCGCGCTCGAGCAGCATCGAATCCAGCTGATCTGCTGCACCCACAGTCACGAAGACCACACCGGAAACTGCGCCGCGATTTCTTCGGTGCATGGCTGTCCGGTCTTTCTTCGGCACGCAGACACTTTCTGGGATGAGGGAATCGAGTCACTGGCGCCCTACCGCCGGATCTGGTGGGGCGAAGTGGAACCGTTCGACGCGTGTGAGATGCCGGAAGTCGTGGAGTCGGGCGGGCGGAGGCTCGAGGTGATTCCGACGCCGGGACATGCCCGTACCCAGGTCGCGTTTTTCGAATCGGCAACCGGCGACGTTTTCACCGGCGACCTCGTGACCTCGCCACGCGCATCCGCAATCCTGACCTGGGGCAATCCGTGGCAGGAGGTCGAATCGCTTCGTCGCGTTGCCGCCCTCGAACCGCGACGGATGCTGACCGGCCACGGCCTGATCGAAGAACACCCGGCGCCTCTTCTGCAGCGCAAGGCGGATCTGATCGAGAGCGCAGCCAGTCAATCGGTCGAACTCATGTCCAGTGAGCTGGATCCTCGAGTTGTCGTGAGAACGGTATTTCCTAAAGGCGGGGCGAAGGACAGATTCCTCGAAAGGCTGACGAGCCGAGAGTTTTCTCGCCTGAATTTTGTCCTCGCTGCTGTCCGTCATGCGCCAGGAA comes from the Acidobacteriota bacterium genome and includes:
- a CDS encoding MBL fold metallo-hydrolase, with the translated sequence MRHEWRRRLWGRLQNVRARLEGVGNDVTRVRLTSIGAQFLGMEVDAFLVGDILVDTGFAYARDPMLAALEQHRIQLICCTHSHEDHTGNCAAISSVHGCPVFLRHADTFWDEGIESLAPYRRIWWGEVEPFDACEMPEVVESGGRRLEVIPTPGHARTQVAFFESATGDVFTGDLVTSPRASAILTWGNPWQEVESLRRVAALEPRRMLTGHGLIEEHPAPLLQRKADLIESAASQSVELMSSELDPRVVVRTVFPKGGAKDRFLERLTSREFSRLNFVLAAVRHAPGRPGA